The Scyliorhinus canicula chromosome 13, sScyCan1.1, whole genome shotgun sequence genome contains a region encoding:
- the LOC119975825 gene encoding zinc-binding protein A33-like encodes MASRQQEESWTEEAICSICLDFFTDPVLLECEHNFCRSCITQCWEKKERNSCPECRQEFPERNLRTNRVLVNLAEKARKLKLNREEKESKLHCEEHQEELKLFCETDKKLICVICRDSRKHKSHNFLPILEAVEIYKDGVKSALDSLTQKKSTVLEMEQQQKQKISQIRKQSVSLQSHITSEFTEMHQILTEKEQRFIRDLREEEEQILKTMEENLCEIQENLNSIQEKLSKLEKQLEQKDGVRFLKEEASGKRRISDEDKSLLLADGVLSIGKFNSPFPFPVWREMLDLINPVSVTLDMETANPWLEVSEDLKSLRRTGTQRNLPDTRKRFTYWPCPCVLGSEGFTSGRHYWEVEVTGNRGWDLGVAAKSVERKDWHSLIPGTGFWTIGRFVDEFYIKSSPESRLPVGQIPGKVGVYLSYESGTVSFYNVDTKSHLHTFTGNKFTEKLYPFFGTWDENQFLRICSGSDLDPKRGGASGW; translated from the exons ATGGCTTCCAGACAACAGGAGGAAAGTTGGACCGAGGAGGCAATTTGTTCCATTTGTCTTGATTTCTTCACTGATCCGGTTTTACTGGAATGTGAACACAATTTCTGCCGCTCCTGTATCACCCAGTGTTGGGAAAAGAAGGAGAGAAACTCCTGCCCGGAATGTCGACAGGAGTTTCCAGAAAGAAACCTCAGAACCAATCGGGTCTTAGTGAATTTGGCTGAGAAAGCTCGAAAATTAAAGCTGAATCGGGAAGAGAAGGAAAGTAAACTTCACTGTGAGGAACATCAGGAAGAACTGAAGCTGTTTTGTGAAACTGACAAGAAATTGATCTGTGTGATTTGTAGAGATTCGCGGAAACACAAATCTCACAACTTTCTGCCGATTTTAGAAGCTGTTGAAATCTACAAG GATGGGGTGAAATCTGCCTTAGATTCTCTCACACAGAAGAAATCGACGGTTCTagaaatggagcagcagcagaaacaGAAGATTTCCCAAATTAGG AAACAGTCGGTCAGTCTGCAGAGTCACATCACATCCGAGTTCACTGAAATGCACCAGATTCTCACTGAGAAAGAGCAGCGTTTCATCCGAGATCTCAGGGAAGAAGAGGAACAAATTCTGAAAACAATGGAGGAAAATCTTTGTGAAATTCaggagaatttaaattctattCAGGAGAaactctcaaagttggagaaacagttggaacaaaaagaCGGAGTGAGATTTCTGAAG GAGGAAGCGTCTgggaagaggag GATTAGCGATGAGGATAAAAGTCTGTTACTAGCAGATGGTGTCCTGTCCATCGGAAAATTCAACAGCCCTTTCCCGTTCCCAGTGTGGAGAGAAATGCTGGATCTCATTAACCCTG tctctgtgaCCCTGGATATGGAAACAGCGAATCCCTGGCTCGAGGTGTCTGAGGATCTGAAGAGTTTGAGACGGACCGGGACCCAGAGGAATCTCCCTGACACCAGGAAGAGGTTTACATACTGGCCCTGTCCCTGTGTGCTGGGATCAGAGGGATTCACATCGGGGAGACATtactgggaggtggaggtgacgGGGAATCGGGGCTGGGATCTGGGAGTAGCCGCAAAGTCTGTGGAGAGGAAGGACTGGCACAGTCTGATCCCAGGGACTGGATTCTGGACCATTGGGCGGTTTGTTGATGAGTTTTATATAAAATCCTCTCCTGAATCCCGTCTCCCTGTCGGTCAGATCCCCGGGAAGGTGGGAGTTTATCTCAGTTATGAGTCTGGGACAGTTTCATTTTACAACGTGGACACCAAGTCCCATCTCCACACCTTCACTGGGAATAAATTCACTGAGAAACTTTATCCTTTCTTCGGGACTTGGGATGAAAACCAGTTTCTGAGAATCTGCTCCGGTTCTGATCTGGACCCGAAAAGGGGCGGGGCCTCGGGGTGGTGA